In Paramormyrops kingsleyae isolate MSU_618 chromosome 5, PKINGS_0.4, whole genome shotgun sequence, one DNA window encodes the following:
- the LOC111837620 gene encoding uncharacterized protein isoform X1 codes for MHGNDAQSVAESPQPQPDHRFRFLRTAPPSAAAGSPNPTTVTVPRANMVKTFQRFVFVAELDHGKLRPNRMVVRFSEFEASTEGILAKVQDALHTDDPFILTDAQGNEIVDSEGTEGSVYWKQNSRKVYAVPEQVFSEYQQGIKRKSQKEDATGLQEIHDKIEEVLLAAQGLSEVTAAMKVLSSLVSITNSTVLILSNTGVAQIREAFGCMVCKGPIEDPMIATCCNSFVGCKTCVEQWMATSTQCLKCRTDDFSSHAHRVSGLNGALSALADIIKVE; via the exons ATGCATGGAAATGATGCGCAATCGGTGGCAGAGAGCCCTCAGCCACAGCCCGACCATCGCTTTCGATTTTTGCGCACAGCACCAccctcagctgctgcagggtCTCCAAATCCAACTACTGTCACAGTACCCCGAGCAAACATGGTGAAGACTTTCCAAAG GTTTGTGTTTGTTGCTGAGCTTGACCATGGGAAGCTGAGACCTAACCGAATGGTTGTCCGATTCAGTGAATTTGAAGCTTCAACTGAAGGTATCCTAGCAAAAGTTCAAGATGCTCTTCACACCGATGACCCTTTCATCCTGACTGATGCCCAGGGAAATGAGATTGTAGACTCCGAGGGAACAGAAG gCTCTGTTTACTGGAAGCAAAATTCCCGTAAGGTCTATGCAGTCCCAGAGCAAGTCTTCAGTGAGTACCAGCaaggaataaaaagaaaaag TCAAAAAGAGGATGCCACAGGTCTTCAGGAAATCCATGATAAAATTGAGGAAGTTCTCCTGGCAGCTCAAGGACTGAGTGAAGTAACAGCAGCCATGAAAGTTCTCTCAAGTCTTGTCAGCATCACAAATAGTACTGTACTGATCTTGAGTAACACTGGCGTAGCACAAATCAGGGAGGCCTTCGGATGCATGGTGTGTAAAG GACCAATTGAAGACCCAATGATTGCCACCTGCTGTAATAGCTTTGTAGGCTGCAAAACCTGTGTAGAGCAGTGGATGGCCACATCTACCCAGTGCCTCAAATGCAGGACGGATGATTTTTCTAGTCATGCACACAGAGTATCTGGCCTTAACGGTGCTCTCTCAGCATTGGCAGATATAATTAAGGTTGAATAA
- the LOC111837620 gene encoding uncharacterized protein isoform X3 — translation MHGNDAQSVAESPQPQPDHRFRFLRTAPPSAAAGSPNPTTVTVPRANMVKTFQRFVFVAELDHGKLRPNRMVVRFSEFEASTEGSVYWKQNSRKVYAVPEQVFSEYQQGIKRKSQKEDATGLQEIHDKIEEVLLAAQGLSEVTAAMKVLSSLVSITNSTVLILSNTGVAQIREAFGCMVCKGPIEDPMIATCCNSFVGCKTCVEQWMATSTQCLKCRTDDFSSHAHRVSGLNGALSALADIIKVE, via the exons ATGCATGGAAATGATGCGCAATCGGTGGCAGAGAGCCCTCAGCCACAGCCCGACCATCGCTTTCGATTTTTGCGCACAGCACCAccctcagctgctgcagggtCTCCAAATCCAACTACTGTCACAGTACCCCGAGCAAACATGGTGAAGACTTTCCAAAG GTTTGTGTTTGTTGCTGAGCTTGACCATGGGAAGCTGAGACCTAACCGAATGGTTGTCCGATTCAGTGAATTTGAAGCTTCAACTGAAG gCTCTGTTTACTGGAAGCAAAATTCCCGTAAGGTCTATGCAGTCCCAGAGCAAGTCTTCAGTGAGTACCAGCaaggaataaaaagaaaaag TCAAAAAGAGGATGCCACAGGTCTTCAGGAAATCCATGATAAAATTGAGGAAGTTCTCCTGGCAGCTCAAGGACTGAGTGAAGTAACAGCAGCCATGAAAGTTCTCTCAAGTCTTGTCAGCATCACAAATAGTACTGTACTGATCTTGAGTAACACTGGCGTAGCACAAATCAGGGAGGCCTTCGGATGCATGGTGTGTAAAG GACCAATTGAAGACCCAATGATTGCCACCTGCTGTAATAGCTTTGTAGGCTGCAAAACCTGTGTAGAGCAGTGGATGGCCACATCTACCCAGTGCCTCAAATGCAGGACGGATGATTTTTCTAGTCATGCACACAGAGTATCTGGCCTTAACGGTGCTCTCTCAGCATTGGCAGATATAATTAAGGTTGAATAA
- the LOC111837620 gene encoding uncharacterized protein isoform X2, translating to MHGNDAQSVAESPQPQPDHRFRFLRTAPPSAAAGSPNPTTVTVPRANMVKTFQSEFEASTEGILAKVQDALHTDDPFILTDAQGNEIVDSEGTEGSVYWKQNSRKVYAVPEQVFSEYQQGIKRKSQKEDATGLQEIHDKIEEVLLAAQGLSEVTAAMKVLSSLVSITNSTVLILSNTGVAQIREAFGCMVCKGPIEDPMIATCCNSFVGCKTCVEQWMATSTQCLKCRTDDFSSHAHRVSGLNGALSALADIIKVE from the exons ATGCATGGAAATGATGCGCAATCGGTGGCAGAGAGCCCTCAGCCACAGCCCGACCATCGCTTTCGATTTTTGCGCACAGCACCAccctcagctgctgcagggtCTCCAAATCCAACTACTGTCACAGTACCCCGAGCAAACATGGTGAAGACTTTCCAAAG TGAATTTGAAGCTTCAACTGAAGGTATCCTAGCAAAAGTTCAAGATGCTCTTCACACCGATGACCCTTTCATCCTGACTGATGCCCAGGGAAATGAGATTGTAGACTCCGAGGGAACAGAAG gCTCTGTTTACTGGAAGCAAAATTCCCGTAAGGTCTATGCAGTCCCAGAGCAAGTCTTCAGTGAGTACCAGCaaggaataaaaagaaaaag TCAAAAAGAGGATGCCACAGGTCTTCAGGAAATCCATGATAAAATTGAGGAAGTTCTCCTGGCAGCTCAAGGACTGAGTGAAGTAACAGCAGCCATGAAAGTTCTCTCAAGTCTTGTCAGCATCACAAATAGTACTGTACTGATCTTGAGTAACACTGGCGTAGCACAAATCAGGGAGGCCTTCGGATGCATGGTGTGTAAAG GACCAATTGAAGACCCAATGATTGCCACCTGCTGTAATAGCTTTGTAGGCTGCAAAACCTGTGTAGAGCAGTGGATGGCCACATCTACCCAGTGCCTCAAATGCAGGACGGATGATTTTTCTAGTCATGCACACAGAGTATCTGGCCTTAACGGTGCTCTCTCAGCATTGGCAGATATAATTAAGGTTGAATAA
- the LOC111837620 gene encoding uncharacterized protein isoform X4 — protein MVKTFQRFVFVAELDHGKLRPNRMVVRFSEFEASTEGILAKVQDALHTDDPFILTDAQGNEIVDSEGTEGSVYWKQNSRKVYAVPEQVFSEYQQGIKRKSQKEDATGLQEIHDKIEEVLLAAQGLSEVTAAMKVLSSLVSITNSTVLILSNTGVAQIREAFGCMVCKGPIEDPMIATCCNSFVGCKTCVEQWMATSTQCLKCRTDDFSSHAHRVSGLNGALSALADIIKVE, from the exons ATGGTGAAGACTTTCCAAAG GTTTGTGTTTGTTGCTGAGCTTGACCATGGGAAGCTGAGACCTAACCGAATGGTTGTCCGATTCAGTGAATTTGAAGCTTCAACTGAAGGTATCCTAGCAAAAGTTCAAGATGCTCTTCACACCGATGACCCTTTCATCCTGACTGATGCCCAGGGAAATGAGATTGTAGACTCCGAGGGAACAGAAG gCTCTGTTTACTGGAAGCAAAATTCCCGTAAGGTCTATGCAGTCCCAGAGCAAGTCTTCAGTGAGTACCAGCaaggaataaaaagaaaaag TCAAAAAGAGGATGCCACAGGTCTTCAGGAAATCCATGATAAAATTGAGGAAGTTCTCCTGGCAGCTCAAGGACTGAGTGAAGTAACAGCAGCCATGAAAGTTCTCTCAAGTCTTGTCAGCATCACAAATAGTACTGTACTGATCTTGAGTAACACTGGCGTAGCACAAATCAGGGAGGCCTTCGGATGCATGGTGTGTAAAG GACCAATTGAAGACCCAATGATTGCCACCTGCTGTAATAGCTTTGTAGGCTGCAAAACCTGTGTAGAGCAGTGGATGGCCACATCTACCCAGTGCCTCAAATGCAGGACGGATGATTTTTCTAGTCATGCACACAGAGTATCTGGCCTTAACGGTGCTCTCTCAGCATTGGCAGATATAATTAAGGTTGAATAA
- the ears2 gene encoding nondiscriminating glutamyl-tRNA synthetase EARS2, mitochondrial isoform X2 translates to MCFSITCMRCRNSLGNRQLHLLRILWRAVDHRAAHAVTLPRQKFQCKQMWLCMVHRRFLSSQSYGVRVRFAPSPTGFLHLGGLRTALYNFLFAKKHGGSFILRMEDTDQSRLISGAADRIEDMLEWAGIAPDESPRNGGDFGPYQQSQRLDMYHQAADILVQSGAAYYCFCSPQRLDLLKKEALRSRQNPRYDNRCRSLHHDQVAEKLGQRQPHVIRFRLEEGVEPFEDMVFGWNRHEVAALEGDPVIIKGDGFPTYHLANVVDDHFMQISHVLRGSEWLISTSKHLLMYRAFGWKPPTFAHLPLLLNKDGSKLSKRQGDIFIEHFAKKGCLPEALLDLITNCGSGFTKNHPGREIVELISDFDASRLMTHSATLDLEKLPEFNRMHLVHRINNAAKCDSLVKDLKGHIRQAYGTQIQEKDVLQNDYIKRVLHLRKDDSETYQQTNNRISQPGVETTSRKNREVPVQNSDEGVASGTKWITARAKCC, encoded by the exons ATGTGTTTTTCGATTACCTGTATGCGATGTCGTAACAGCTTAGGCAATCGGCAGCTGCACTTGTTACGTATATTATGGCGAGCCGTTGACCATAGAGCGGCCCATGCAGTTACATTGCCCAGGCAAAAATTTCAGTGCAAACAAATGTGGTTATGTATGGTGCATCGAAGGTTTCTTTCATCACAGAGCTATGGGGTAAGGGTGAGATTTGCTCCAAGTCCAACAG GTTTTTTGCACTTAGGTGGACTGCGAACTGCCCTCTACAACTTCCTTTTTGCCAAAAAACATGGAGGTAGCTTCATTTTGAGGATGGAGGACACAGATCAGAGCCGACTTATTTCAGGGGCAGCAGACAGAATTGAAGATATGCTTGAGTGGGCTG GAATTGCCCCAGATGAAAGCCCAAGGAACGGTGGTGATTTTGGTCCTTATCAACAGTCGCAAAGACTGGATATGTATCACCAGGCCGCTGACATCTTGGTGCAGAGTGGTGCTGCCTACTATTGCTTCTGTAGCCCTCAGAGACTGGATTTATTGAAAAAAGAGGCACTTCGGAGTCGACAGAACCCTCG GTATGATAATAGATGCAGGTCCCTCCATCATGACCAGGTGGCTGAAAAATTGGGCCAGAGACAACCCCATGTGATTCGATTCCGTCTAGAAGAGGGTGTGGAGCCTTTTGAAGACATGGTTTTTGGCTGGAACAGGCATGAAGTAGCTGCTCTTGAAGGGGACCCTGTTATCATCAAAGGGGATGGCTTTCCCACCTATCACCTGGCTAATGTTGTTGATGACCATTTCATGCAAATCAGTCATGTGTTGAGGGGTTCGGAGTGGCTCATCTCCACCTCTAAGCACTTACTGATGTACAGAGCTTTTGGGTGGAAGCCACCCACCTTTGCACACCTACCTCTCCTCCTGAACAAAGATGGCAGTAAATTGTCCAAACGACAgggtgacatttttattgaacacTTTGCAAAAAAAGGGTGTCTTCCTGAAGCTCTGCTTGATCTTATTACGAATTGTGGGTCAGGATTCACAA AAAACCATCCTGGTCGAGAAATCGTTGAGCTTATCAGTGATTTTGATGCCTCAAGATTAATGACTCACTCTGCTACACTGGATTTGGAGAAACTTCCTGAATTTAACAG GATGCATCTGGTGCACAGAATAAATAATGCAGCGAAATGTGATTCACTTGTGAAGGACCTGAAGGGCCACATCAGGCAAGCATATGGAACACAAATCCAGGAAAAGGACGTCCTTCAAAACGACTACATCAAGCGTGTCCTTCATCTTCGCAAG GATGATTCTGAGACATACCAGCAAACAAACAACAGAATATCTCAACCTGGAGTTGAAACGACTAGCAGAAAAAATAGAGAAGTGCCAGTACAGAACAGTGATGAAGGTGTTGCGTCTGGCACTAAGTGGATTACAG CAAGGGCCAAGTGTTGCTGA
- the ears2 gene encoding nondiscriminating glutamyl-tRNA synthetase EARS2, mitochondrial isoform X1, with protein sequence MCFSITCMRCRNSLGNRQLHLLRILWRAVDHRAAHAVTLPRQKFQCKQMWLCMVHRRFLSSQSYGVRVRFAPSPTGFLHLGGLRTALYNFLFAKKHGGSFILRMEDTDQSRLISGAADRIEDMLEWAGIAPDESPRNGGDFGPYQQSQRLDMYHQAADILVQSGAAYYCFCSPQRLDLLKKEALRSRQNPRYDNRCRSLHHDQVAEKLGQRQPHVIRFRLEEGVEPFEDMVFGWNRHEVAALEGDPVIIKGDGFPTYHLANVVDDHFMQISHVLRGSEWLISTSKHLLMYRAFGWKPPTFAHLPLLLNKDGSKLSKRQGDIFIEHFAKKGCLPEALLDLITNCGSGFTKNHPGREIVELISDFDASRLMTHSATLDLEKLPEFNRMHLVHRINNAAKCDSLVKDLKGHIRQAYGTQIQEKDVLQNDYIKRVLHLRKGHITCLHDLLAPDYAYLWIRPSVQLEQLENVSSEAHNILALAMEMILRHTSKQTTEYLNLELKRLAEKIEKCQYRTVMKVLRLALSGLQQGPSVAEMMVSLGPTEIQYRLQRAMER encoded by the exons ATGTGTTTTTCGATTACCTGTATGCGATGTCGTAACAGCTTAGGCAATCGGCAGCTGCACTTGTTACGTATATTATGGCGAGCCGTTGACCATAGAGCGGCCCATGCAGTTACATTGCCCAGGCAAAAATTTCAGTGCAAACAAATGTGGTTATGTATGGTGCATCGAAGGTTTCTTTCATCACAGAGCTATGGGGTAAGGGTGAGATTTGCTCCAAGTCCAACAG GTTTTTTGCACTTAGGTGGACTGCGAACTGCCCTCTACAACTTCCTTTTTGCCAAAAAACATGGAGGTAGCTTCATTTTGAGGATGGAGGACACAGATCAGAGCCGACTTATTTCAGGGGCAGCAGACAGAATTGAAGATATGCTTGAGTGGGCTG GAATTGCCCCAGATGAAAGCCCAAGGAACGGTGGTGATTTTGGTCCTTATCAACAGTCGCAAAGACTGGATATGTATCACCAGGCCGCTGACATCTTGGTGCAGAGTGGTGCTGCCTACTATTGCTTCTGTAGCCCTCAGAGACTGGATTTATTGAAAAAAGAGGCACTTCGGAGTCGACAGAACCCTCG GTATGATAATAGATGCAGGTCCCTCCATCATGACCAGGTGGCTGAAAAATTGGGCCAGAGACAACCCCATGTGATTCGATTCCGTCTAGAAGAGGGTGTGGAGCCTTTTGAAGACATGGTTTTTGGCTGGAACAGGCATGAAGTAGCTGCTCTTGAAGGGGACCCTGTTATCATCAAAGGGGATGGCTTTCCCACCTATCACCTGGCTAATGTTGTTGATGACCATTTCATGCAAATCAGTCATGTGTTGAGGGGTTCGGAGTGGCTCATCTCCACCTCTAAGCACTTACTGATGTACAGAGCTTTTGGGTGGAAGCCACCCACCTTTGCACACCTACCTCTCCTCCTGAACAAAGATGGCAGTAAATTGTCCAAACGACAgggtgacatttttattgaacacTTTGCAAAAAAAGGGTGTCTTCCTGAAGCTCTGCTTGATCTTATTACGAATTGTGGGTCAGGATTCACAA AAAACCATCCTGGTCGAGAAATCGTTGAGCTTATCAGTGATTTTGATGCCTCAAGATTAATGACTCACTCTGCTACACTGGATTTGGAGAAACTTCCTGAATTTAACAG GATGCATCTGGTGCACAGAATAAATAATGCAGCGAAATGTGATTCACTTGTGAAGGACCTGAAGGGCCACATCAGGCAAGCATATGGAACACAAATCCAGGAAAAGGACGTCCTTCAAAACGACTACATCAAGCGTGTCCTTCATCTTCGCAAG GGCCACATAACTTGTCTGCATGATCTGTTGGCACCTGATTACGCATACCTGTGGATAAGACCTTCCGTCCAGCTGGAGCAACTGGAGAATGTTTCTTCAGAAGCACACAACATTCTGGCACTGGCCATGGA GATGATTCTGAGACATACCAGCAAACAAACAACAGAATATCTCAACCTGGAGTTGAAACGACTAGCAGAAAAAATAGAGAAGTGCCAGTACAGAACAGTGATGAAGGTGTTGCGTCTGGCACTAAGTGGATTACAG CAAGGGCCAAGTGTTGCTGAAATGATGGTATCtttgggacctactgaaatacaGTATCGCTTACAGAGAGCAATGGAACGCTGA